Proteins co-encoded in one Mycobacterium mantenii genomic window:
- the prpD gene encoding 2-methylcitrate dehydratase PrpD has protein sequence MRIHDVRTRRSAEDFPRTELLAWKIAEVAADPVAVPADTEAMVINRIIDNAAVSAASVTRRPVAAARAQAQAHPFKGAKVFGIQGDYSPEWAAWANGVAVRELDFHDTFLAAEYSHPGDNIPALVAVGQHLGISGADLIRGIATGYEIQIDLVKGICLHEHKIDHIAHLGPSVAAGLGTMLRLDKETIYSAIGQALHLTTSTRQSRKGLISSWKAYAPAWAGKVAIESVDRAMRGEGAPAPIWEGEDGVIAWLLSGPEHTYHVPLPEAGEPKRAILDSYTKEHSAEYQSQALIDLARRMRESIGDLDQIATIELHTSHHTHYVIGTGANDPQKFDPDASRETLDHSVMYIFAVALQDGTWHHERSYAPKRAHQPDTIELWRKVSTVEDPEWTRRYHSADPGEKAFGARAEVTLKSGEVIVDEIAVADAHPLGARPFDREQYIGKFTGLAEGIVSDTERQRFLSAAQSLADLPAGALGALNIVVGPAVLAHAPTIPPGIF, from the coding sequence ATGCGGATTCATGATGTTCGAACGCGGCGCAGCGCCGAGGACTTTCCTCGTACTGAGCTCCTGGCATGGAAGATCGCCGAGGTCGCGGCCGACCCGGTCGCGGTGCCCGCGGACACCGAGGCGATGGTGATCAACCGCATCATCGACAACGCCGCGGTCTCGGCCGCCTCCGTGACCCGCCGTCCGGTCGCCGCCGCCCGCGCCCAGGCGCAGGCGCACCCATTCAAGGGTGCCAAGGTTTTCGGTATCCAGGGCGACTACTCCCCGGAATGGGCGGCCTGGGCCAACGGCGTCGCCGTGCGCGAATTGGATTTCCACGACACCTTTTTGGCCGCCGAGTACTCCCACCCAGGTGACAACATCCCGGCCCTGGTGGCCGTTGGCCAGCACCTCGGGATCAGTGGGGCCGATTTGATCCGGGGCATCGCGACCGGTTACGAGATCCAGATCGATCTGGTCAAGGGAATTTGCTTGCACGAGCACAAGATTGACCACATCGCCCACCTCGGCCCGTCGGTGGCCGCCGGCCTGGGCACCATGCTGCGTCTGGACAAGGAGACCATCTACTCCGCGATCGGCCAGGCGCTGCACCTGACGACGTCCACCCGGCAGTCACGCAAGGGCCTGATCTCGAGCTGGAAGGCGTACGCGCCGGCATGGGCCGGCAAGGTTGCCATCGAGTCCGTCGATCGCGCCATGCGCGGCGAGGGCGCGCCCGCGCCGATCTGGGAAGGCGAGGACGGGGTGATCGCCTGGCTGCTCTCGGGCCCGGAGCACACCTATCACGTCCCGCTGCCCGAGGCGGGCGAGCCCAAGCGGGCCATCCTGGACAGCTACACCAAGGAGCACTCGGCCGAATACCAGAGTCAGGCGCTGATCGACCTGGCCCGCCGGATGCGCGAGAGCATCGGCGATCTGGACCAGATCGCGACGATCGAGTTGCACACCAGCCACCACACCCACTACGTGATCGGCACCGGGGCCAACGATCCGCAGAAATTCGACCCGGATGCCTCGCGCGAAACGCTGGACCATTCGGTGATGTACATCTTCGCGGTCGCGCTGCAGGACGGAACCTGGCATCACGAACGGTCTTACGCGCCGAAGCGGGCGCACCAGCCTGACACCATCGAGCTGTGGCGAAAGGTCTCGACGGTCGAAGATCCCGAATGGACCCGACGCTACCACTCCGCGGACCCCGGCGAGAAGGCGTTCGGCGCCCGCGCCGAAGTCACCCTCAAAAGCGGTGAGGTGATCGTCGACGAGATCGCCGTCGCCGACGCGCATCCCCTGGGGGCCAGGCCGTTTGACCGCGAGCAGTACATCGGAAAGTTCACCGGACTGGCCGAGGGAATCGTCAGCGATACCGAACGGCAGCGCTTCCTGTCGGCGGCCCAATCCCTTGCAGACCTGCCGGCCGGCGCGCTGGGTGCGCTCAACATCGTGGTCGGTCCGGCAGTGCTGGCTCACGCGCCCACGATTCCCCCGGGAATCTTCTGA